The segment GCGGGTGGAGGGAGTTTCCCACTTTTGCAAACCAAAAGGAACAAGTAGGCACTTACGAATTGTGGATCCATGTACCAGACGACAAAGAGCGATACGGTTTGAAAGTTAGGCGAATTGCAGGCTCTTTTATCCTATACGTAAACGGAGATCAAATCGAACAGCGTACTGCTCCTAATGAAACAATGAAGATTCAGCAGTCCTCACTTGTATCGTCCATTTTAACAGTGACGCCTGATGAAACGGGATGGATTCACCTAGTAATTGCTGTTTCTTCTAGTAATGAAATCTATGATGGTGGTATATTAAATTCGATCCGCTTCGGAACAGAAGCCGCTATCATTCAAGAGCATTGGAGATCAGTGGCTATGCAGCTTATGGTGGCTGCGATCATGCTGATTAACGGGATATATGCCTGTATTCTTTATTTCATTCGCCCGAAAAAAATCGAGCTATTGTATTTTATGGTGGCCGTGTTACTATCCTCTCTATCCGTTTTGGTTAGTGATGATCACCTCATTTTCCATTGGATACCATTAAACTATGAACTGTTTGTTAAGCTTGCGTATCTGTCGTATACCGGTCTTTCCCTTTTCTTTTTATTGTTTGTGAGGTATCTATTTACTAATTACAATCGAAATCAAGTAGTCCGATGGATTTCTGGACTTTGCGGGTTATACGCGGTGTTTATTGTCATATCTCCTGCCACAATGATACGGGAATGGTCCATATTGCTGCTATTTGTACTTGCAATACCGTTTACAGCCATCATTTTACTTGTGACTCAAGTAATCGTAAAAAAAGAGAAAGATTCCCTCTTTTTACTGCTCGCTGCTATTAGTGTGGCTTCAAGCATCCTATGGTCATCCTTTGCAAACAGAGTGCACTCATTCGATTTAGGGATAATTAGCATGATCGATCCTAGCTTTTATCCAGTTGATTTGACGCTTGCATTTTTGACGTTTTCTACCTTTTGGTTTATTCGCTTCTTTCGCGCAGATGACGACATTCGTGAGCTCGTGGAAAAGCTTCAAAAGGAGCATGTTAAAAAAGATCAATTTTTAGCCAATACTTCCCACGAGCTTCGTAATCCTCTGCACGGGATGATCAATATGGCGCAAAGCGTCATTGACCAAGAAAAGTCACGACTTACGTCTCAAAGCAAAAAAAATCTAGGGCTTCTCATGATCATAGGTCGGCGGATGTCCTATTTATTAAACGATTTAATTGATGTCACGAAAATGCAGCAAAACAAAATCAGCTTGAATAAACAGCCAATCGCCCTTCTTCCTACCGTAACAACCGCTGTCAATGTTCAACGGTTTATGATGAACGCGAAGAATCTTCACTTTCAGTTAGACATCCCTAAGGACTTTCCGCGTGTTTATGCGGATGAAATCCGGCTCGGACAAATTATTTTTAATTTGCTTCATAATGCGGTGAAATTTACAGAGAAAGGGGTAATCGCGGTTGAAGCAGAGTTGCGAAAAAATCAGGCAGTCATCCGTATCAAGGATTCAGGCATCGGAATGAATCAAGAAACACAGAAGCGGGTTTTCCTTCCGTATGAACAAGGAACAAAGGATTTCTACGATGAACAAGGTGGATTTGGGCTGGGGCTGAGCATTTGCCGTGAGTTAATCACGATGCATAACGGAACCTTAACCGTTCAATCCACACCTTTAAAAGGCTCCGTATTCACCTTTACATTACCGCTCGCTCAGGATGATGAGAGGAAGCTTGAAGAAAAAAGTTATACTCCGTCCACCAGCCAAGAAGACATGGTTTATCAAGAGATAGCTGCATCAGAAGTTCACATGCCTACAAAGAATGAGCATGGTCATAACAAGCCAAAAATCTTGGCCGTTGATGATGATCCAGTGAACCTTCATGTTCTTAAAAACATTCTCTTAACGGAAGGGTATTCAATTGAAACAGCCACAAGCGGTGAAGATGTTTTAAAGCGGTTGGACGAAGGTTGGGATATAATTATTGCCGATGTGATGATGCCTGCAATGTCCGGCTACGAATTAACAAGAAAAATCCGAAACCATTTTTCTATTTCTGAGCTTCCGATTTTATTATTAACAGCTCGAAGTAAACCAGAAGAAGTGTATACAGGGTTTCATGCAGGGGCGAACGATTATCTCGCCAAACCAATGGATGCGTTGGAACTAAAGGTACGAATTCGCAGTTTGATCGAACTAAAGCATTCAATACAGGAACGTTTAAGAATGGAAGGTGCATGGCTGCAATCACAAATTCAGCCACATTTTCTCTTTAATACTTTAAATTCGATTGCTGCACTAGGGGTTACCGATACATCCAAAATGCTTATGTTACTCGAAGAATTCAGCAATTATTTACGATTAAGTTTTGATTTCAATAATGCAGAACCGCTTGTTCCATTATCAAATGAGCTTTCGCTTGTACAATCGTATTTATATATTGAAAAAGAGAGGTTTAATGAGCGTATTACAGTTAATTGGGAGCTTAAATACAGGGGTGAGTGGGTGATTCCACCTTTAACAATTCAGCCGCTTGTCGAAAATGCAGTTAAACATGGAATTTTAACGAAGCCGGAAGGAGGTACAATTTCTATAAAACTATCAAATGAACAGGTTGGGTTAAAAGTCGAAATTAGTGATGATGGTAAAGGCATAAGTTCAGAAAAGCAACACAATCTGTTTACATTTGTAAAATATGAACAAAGTAGAGGTATAGGGCTTATTAATGTTGATCGCCGTTTGAAGCAAATGTACGGTCAAGGATTAACCATCCGCAGTAAATTAGATCAAGGAACAACGATTTCGTTTTTAATTAGGAATGATAAGAGAAAATGACCATCCTTTATCATCTTTCGCTTTTTCCTTGGTTCGGTTTTATTGATTGTAAAATAATGGTGTACCCAGAACTAAAGGAGACATGAAATGATTAAAGCAATAGTAGTTGATGATGAGATATTAGCATTAAATTACTTAACGAATCTACTTCGAACATTTCCTTTGATTCATATTATCAATACTTATACAAATAAAACTAATATTTTAGAAGATATTCAGAAGCAATCTGTTGATGTAGTATTTTTAGATATTGAAATGGCTGATGGAAACGGCTTAGATTTGGCAGAGGACATTTATTCTTTATCTCCATCTATTCAAATTGTTTTTGTAACTGGATATGCAAAGTATGCGGTAAAGGCTTTTGAAATTAATTCAATTGATTATTTATTAAAACCAGTTACGCCCAGACGATTAGCTATAACCATAAAGCGATTATCGGAAAAAAGCACCGACAATAAAGTCAACCGGAAATCGGAGAATGAGTCATTATTTATTCAGTGCTTTCGTGAATTCCAGCTTTTTAAAGATGGTGAACCGCTCCATTTTAAAACTGCAAAAGTAAAGGAGTTATTCGCATATTTTGTAACCTTTATGAACTCATATATACCTCGTGACCGTATTATAGAGAGCCTATGGCCTAATCAAGATTGTAAAAAAGCGAAAATCAACCTCCATACATGCCTAACCCATTTGCGGAAATTATTGAGCACACTTGGATATTCCAATTGTATTAAATTCTCAAATCAGAGCTATATTTTATCACTGGATTACATTCGATGCGATTTAACTTTGTTCAATGAGGCAGTAATAAATATAGAAATGGTAAATGAATCAAATATACCGCACATCGATGAAGTACTAAAACTCTATACTGGTTCATATATGGAATGGAACCACTATGACTGGACAAATGAAATCGCACAAGAAAAAGAAAATTACCTAATTGGCCTTTTAGAAAAAGTAATAGATTACTATAGTGGAGATAATTTCAATAAAGCATTACGTTATCTTCATTTTCAAAGAAAGTTAGCACCATACTTAGATATAAATATTGAGCGTACCATGCATCTTCTCATTCAAAAAGGAAATCACGCTGAAGCATTGAAAACATATAATGATTATAAGCAAAAGCTTTCCGAAGATTTAGGGGTAGATCCCGGAGAACGTCTAACAGCACTTTATCGTTCGCTACTGAAATAAATAATAACGCCCATGGGCCTTTATTCAATCCGTTTTAATAAAGGATTGAATAAAGGTCCTTACTTCTTCAATACCCAAGCCTAATTTCTTCGCTTCCATTATTAAAGATACCCACTCTTTATCTAATTGATATTTTTTTAAGCTATCATTCATATTTTTCATCCCCCTTATTATATGCCTTCCATTTTATCTTTTACTTCTTAAAAATCTCTTAAATGAATTTTTCATCCTGTATGCAAAGAACAACAGGGCTGTTTGACAACCTTTATTTTACTAAAGTGTAACAGACAATCATGCAAAATTTTAGGCACATAAAGAATGAAAACGCATGGAAACCGATCCATGCGTTTTCTTTAACAAATATTCAATCCATATGCCAACAATCTCGACCTATTGTTGAAGAACTTTACTTCGCAGTATTCGTCTACTACGTAGTACGAGTTACTCCACAATCTTGGCCATTTTCTGGAATAACTCTATTGTCAATCAACAGGTCCTTTAGATAACCATATCCAAAGGGGTAAAACCGTGTAACTTTTTTTCAAAGCCACATTTGGTGCTCATACCACTGAGAAAGCGGTTGTGCTTGAACATGCATAGTACGTGGAGCGCTCCACTTCCAGCATGCGCAGTACAAGTCGTACGGGATATCCTTGGACAATGTATGTTTGGGCAAATCTCTATATTATCCGCAAGCTTGGATTCTTTTTTTAGCAGGTCTCGAAGGATTTCCCGTTCCAATGGCTGTTTAGCATACAGATTTTTCAATTTCTCATGTTCCTTTTCAAGCGCTGCATAAACAGTGGCTTTAGGAACAAAGGCCGCTTGCTTATAGCGTGTTCCATCTAACTGATCGAGATCTGCACGCTCCAATTCTCTGGCCCATCGAAGCTTCATCTTGGGATCCAGTTCATGTTGCCGGGCTGCAGCGGTCAAATTGCAGATTTCTTTGCCTTTGGCGACAACCTTTTCTTGAAATCCAGGTCATATTGCTGCCTTGTCATGGCGTTCCCCTCCGTCTTGGTTTTATTGTATCGGAATAAGGGGGGGTATTGTCCAAGTTCATTTGGGCGCCAAATAGCATACATGAAAATCAGGAGAGTTTGGCACCAAGCTCTCGAACGTGAGCAATCCATTTATCCCGCTGGCCAGATGTAGATGGTCTGATAGGACCAATCTCGGTTATGCGTACTGGTTTGATACCGCAGAAATGAAGTACGTTTCGCTTCATGACATTCAGCCCGGCCCGATGGTACACGAGTCGATTGTACCAGGCAGGGGTGTCGGACGTAACGATCAGGTGCGCAGATTTACCCAATAGAAGCTTATCCCATAACGGTGAATGCTCTCTGTATTTGAATGCGAACCCAGGCAAGAATACCCGATCGATAAAGCCCTTCAGAACAGCCGGCGTGCTCCCCCACCATATCGGATAAACGAATATCAGGTGATCCGCCCATCGGATCATCTCCTGTGCTTCAAGAAGTTCATTTTCCAGTTCCGTCCGCTTACCGTATCCATGGTGCAGATTCAAGTCAAAGGAGATTGAGCTTAAGTCGATATTTCGGACTTGGGCTTTGCTGTTCTCTTGAACTCCTTCCGTATATGCTTTGGCTAAGGTTGCACAGTAGCTCTGTCCATCCGGATGGCCGTTAATGACAAGCATTTTCGATTTCATTGCTTTTACCTCCCCGGTAATTTCATTGTGATATAATAGTAAAATAGCAACCCTAGTATATACCGGCAACTGGCGGAATGAAATGATCAACAACGTACTTTTACTTGATAAATTACGCAAAGGGGAGAATTCGGTGATCGATTCGGGTGTTTCTGTTACCATGCTGTATCCAATCATGAAGTCGCTTGTCCATAAGGGCGTGGACACAGATTCGTTTTTCCGGTATGTATCGTTTGACAGCACAGTTCTGACGCAACAGGATGCGCGTATCCCAACAATGGAGTTAGAGAGATTGACAAACGCGGCGGCAGTCTATACACAGGATGATTATTTCGGATTGCAGATGGGGGAGTTTACGGAATTTGCCGATTTGGGCGTGCTCGGATACGTCATGATGCATTGCAATAACATAGAAGCTGCACTTCAGTCGTTTCAGACTTACAATGAAGTGTTATGCAGCGGATTCAATCTGGATTGGGAGATCGTAGATGAAGATGTGAGAATACGCATGTTTACCCAATCTAACTGGAATTTTCCCCGCCATTGTGCAGAAGGTATGGCTACTTCGCTCTACCGTCTGATCGGAATTCTGTGTAATCGAACGGTTCCGTTGCATGAAGTCAGGTTTATGCATGAGTCACCGGGGGGAATACATCCTTATGAAACTGTGTTCGGAGTGATTCCCACATTTGGAGACAATTCCACAATGCTGTGTATGAGTAAGGACTTGTTGGTGAATCCGGTTCTGTATTCCGATACAAGATTGTTATTCGTATTCGAAACGATTGCCAAAGAAGCCATTGAGAAGTTACAAGTGATAGGATCGTTCTCGGATGAAGTATTGCAATAGTTGGAACACTGTCTTCCGACCCATTATCCGACCTTACGGCAAACTGCGGAACACTTTCAAATGAGTGTGCGAACGTTACAACTTCGTTTGAAAAAGGAGAATACTTCTTATCACGAATTGTCTATTCGTGTGCGAAAGCAATTGTCCATCGGTTATTTAGAACAATTGCATATATCTATAGGTGAAATTGCATATGCTCTCCATTTCTCGGAACCGAGCGCATTCAGCAACGCCTTCAAGAAATGGACGGGGATTACGCCGTTACAATATAGGGATAACCTGAAATGCGAAACTCTAGATACAGGGTCATTTCGGGATCCTACCAACAAAACGCGGAAAACATACGCTAAGAGAATTTTGGAATAAAAAAGCCGATTTACCCTATGCTAAGAGAGTAACATCAGAAAAAAACGAGTTTACAATGGTAAGGAAATCCAAATATGAAAAAAAGCCTAAAGTGTAAGGAGCTGCTAAAAGTGAATTATAAAACGCTAAATAGAATTCTTGTGGTACTGTTTTATGGGAGTAATGATATCCGGAATGATTATTGCCCAATCTGATAAAAAATTGCTTAGCAACTTTGGTATTATTATCTTCATTATCTTGAAGATTTTGAGATAAAGCCAAAGAATATCTTTGAATTTTATCCACAAAGTATTGTTCAAATTCAAAATACAAGTGCACCTGCACTAGCGCCATTTCCATTCATATGTGGAATCTTTACTGTAACTCAATAATTCTTATCTTCTAGTAACCAAGAAACCTCTCTATACACTAAATTGATTAGGAAGTTTAACTCCATTTTTTCTAACTCCCACTCCTAGAGCAATTGCAGCTCCCAAGCTGCTTGATATACACCCCAAAGTTAGAAAAACTGACAGGTCTGATTCACCAATTAAAACAGATGCTATCCCTCCAACAGCTGGAAACAACGCAACCATGTAACCACTTTTTGAGCCACCTATTTTCTCTACAAGTTTTAAATAAAACAGCCAAGCTAAAAAAGAAGCAACTATGGTTAAATATAATAAGGCAGATAAATATGTTACTGAAGTTGGTATTATCATTTTCTGTCCTTGGAATATCACAATAGCTATCATGAATATACTTCCAACTGTGAAACCAATAGCATTTGCATAAATCGGATCAATTTTATGACTAGCATTTCTAGCAGAACTAGCATCACCAACTGATGTGAGTATTGTGCCTAACAAAGCTAAAAAAATTCCATTTACATCCTGAAATCCTTGAAACTGATTCAAAGTTGGGTAAATTAGAATACATACACCGAACACCCCCAGAATTCCTCCAACTAATACTCGGCTATGTAACTTCTCTTTAAGAAAAATATTAAGTGCAATAGGTGTTAGAATTACTTTTAATGAAAAAATTAGTGTCACAAGTGCTGCGGAGCTTAATATAGTAGCATAATAGAGGCATAAATAACTTAATGCAAAGTTACATATGCCAAAGACCGCAACAAATGGAAGATCCTTCAATGCAGGAGCTTTTTTAGGTTTGAGAACCCATAAGAGAAATAAAAACAAAATAGTGGTTATTACTAACCGATAAGTCAAAGAAAGCTCCAAACTTACTGGGGTTCCTTGAACCTTCACTGCAATAAAATTAAGCCCCCATACAACCAAACAAAATATGTACATAAACCTAACCATAGTTTTTCCTTCTTCCTAATGTCATGTCATTGTTGAAAATACATCTTCAATTTTAAATGATTACCTAGATTAGACTCATTTTTTTGAGTGATGTCTTTTGAAAACCAAAACTAAGTTACCCAAGTATTCATTAAGGTTTCTCTGGTGCTTTCTATCGCCCTCCTAACCAATAATCATTTCCATCAATTTTACTTAAACTGATAAATCTTATAAATATCTCTATGTGGATATAACCCTTCATTTCTAATACTCTTAAGACCTTATTATTCATTCCATTCCTGCCGTTTGCTTAATTCCAATTATTTCATAATATTAAAATCCCTTCAATTAGATGTTTCTTGGCCAACATAAAAACGAGCGCTAGTCCTTGTTCCAGGTTCGCGCCTGATTGCTGAAGAACAAATTCATCCAAAAATTTGTGCAGCTATGCCATATAATGTTTTACTACGTGGTGGTAGTAGGTTTGAATTCTTAATCATAATAGGGGGTTGACTAACTTTTATGAAATTGTATTTTTCTAGATGCCACATAAATGCATCATTCCCTGATGGGATATCTATTCTTAATTTACCTTGATGGTTTCTAGCTAATCTATCAATTAATGCAAGCGCTGCATGATGATCTGGTGCTACAATTGGACCAAGTATTAGATTGATAGGTCCTAAAATAGACAAACCATACCCTATGATTCTCCCATCTGGATTTTTAACAACTAGAGACTCTTTAGCTTGGTTTATTCTATTGCTAATAAAATTCCTTCTTTCTACACCAAATGCATCCTTATCTAACTTTACAACTTGAGGTAAATCCTCCTTTCGCATAGGAAGAATCTCTACTTCTAAAATGTCATCTAACAATCTGGGAACATAATTGTCACAGAGATACTTATGTACACAATCTGTATATTTAAATCCCATACTTTCATACATTGGCTTTCCTTCTTCTGTTGCTATTAGTATAACTGTTGTATCCTTAGAAACAGAATCTAAACATGCTTGTGTTAATTTCTTTCCAAGTCCTTGCCCTCTGTAATCTTGATGAACAATAACCATACCTATAGATGCCAGGTTTGAGCCATATGGAATGACTGCCGCACTAGACACAATTGTCCCATCTTCATTCTTGTATCCGTAAACTTTGCCAGATGACATTATAGTTTGAATTTCATCTTTATCGTAGTCCCACCCTACAGAAGCAGATAATTTAATTAATCCTGGTATATCTCTTTCTTTAAATGTTTCTATATCTCTAATTGTTTTACTATTACTAGATATGTTCATGTAGAACTACTCCTTTAGTTATTGATCCAATTTGAATTTTTTAATCATATTCTTCCTATTATCAGTCAAGAAATTTTGCTTTCAGTAAATCCATAAGATTTTGTTGAATAATTATGAATATTAACCAGCCACTAATACCTATAGTAATAGAAGCGTATAGATTTATTGATTGCTTTAATGACAGGTAAACGATAAGTAATAAAAATGCAGTAGCAGGGAAACCCCATAGAACACCAAGAGCAAATTTACTCAAACTTTCACTCGATTCTCCTTGAACAGATAACCAAATAATACTTAACAAACTTACGAGTGGAAGAGCAGCAATAACTCCTCCATATGTAGGGAAGCGCCTAGCAATCTCCGTTACAATACCAATGATCGTTGCTGAGACTAGGATCTTAGCCAAAAGGTACATTCTTCGCACGCTCCCTCAATAATTTAAAGGCAGACTCAACTAGCGATTTTTCATCAGAAGACAAGTTATCCCATATATCAATTAACTTGCTCTCGTCTAGACTTGTATTTCTTTGTAAAACCTCTCTTCCTAAATCAGTTAATTTCAAGACAACTCTCCTTTCATCTAATGGGTCCCTATCTTTCATTACATAACTTCTTTCGATAATGCGTTTAACATTTTCAGAAGCAGTATTGTGAGATACATTTAAGTAGGAAGAAACATCGTTAATTCCTATGTTCTGTTTTTTCTCTATTAGTTGCAGGACCCTAATTACTTGGTGTGTAATCTTTTCTTTATGCGGATAGTGCAAATGAAAATAAATATCTGTCCAATAATTATTTAGAGTCTTTACATTGAAATCCATATTAAAATCACCTCATTGTATCGTTTAAATAGATTATATCGTATAATACGATATATAACAAATTAGTTTGACGCCTTCCTAAAGAAAGGCGCCCGATAATGGAAGATCTTCAATTAATATTTATTAAAGAAAAGCTCCCGATTACGGAATATTAAAAATAACGAAAGTACCATAATAATGGCTCCTCAGTTATTTTACTAAAGAATCCGTTAATTGAAGTAGAAGTTAATTAGTTCTTTTAAAATAGTTTATTAAGAAATGAATAATGCCAAAAATCAAAAATATATAACCAAATCCAATTGATAACTCAGGATTTTTCATTTTCGTAGTAAGCTCTTCTACTAAATTTTGAGCATAACTAGAATAACCAACTGTTAAAAATAATCCTCCTGCTATTAGATTAAGAATTGCCACACTGTATTTTTTCACTCTAAAGCCACCTCAAGTTATATTTCTCGTGTGGATGTGTACTACAACAGAACTCCCTCGTACATTTCAATTTAATCACCTAAAATTCGTATAAAGTAAAGTTGCTGCTTCAACGTAATAAGTTGTTATATCTTTATTATATAGCATTTTTTATACATTCTTTCATAATCTCATCCGTTTTAACTTAAATATCCAATTATCTTTAGAAAAAATCTTTCACAATCTGGTCATATAATGAAAAATGAGCGCTTATCCTTGTTCCAGGATCGCGCCCAATTGCGGAATAAGAATACCATTTTTTTCTCAACCTTTTTAAAGTTAGAACATTTAATATTTAAGGCTAATGGTACATTTTTTTATAATTTTTACAAATAATAGTAATTGCATTTCAAGATATATTGGTGTTGATAAACATTATTTGAGAGAAGGAAAATATATTATGGAAAAATTCATACAAAACTTAGATTTATCAGCTAAAGGTATATGGTTCCCTATTGTTCTGGGGATTATTTCTTTGCTTTACATGCTTTTCATGCCAAAACGATTAAGTTGGAAGGAAATTTACATTACATATGGAGTAGGAGCTTTTTTAGCAATAACAATGGATATTGTTATAATGGGAAGCCAAATAGATGTATTTGACTAAGGAGACGCTAAATCGGAAGGTCTTTGCGATTTCATGAGTTACGGTGTTATCGCTCCTTGCTTAGCTGTAATCTTTCTTAATTACTTAAAGCATGAAAAAAAATGGATGTACGTTGTTATTTTTACACTATTATCTTTTTCATCTGAGTGGATGCTTGTTCAAGTGGGATTTATGAAATTAAAGGGATGGAATACTTGGTGGTCTCTCCCTGTATACACTTTTATTTTTGGATTTTGGTTACCTTGGCATTTAAAGTTAATACGAAAAACATAAGAAATATAGGTTGTCCAAAAAAATTTTCGATCAAGAGTTCCAAAATCAAAAACATCATGGCGCCCAATGTGGTTAATCATGTCTAAATTTACGATTGTGCACGTGGTGAATCAGCATTTTTGGCTTTTGAAGAAGCCTGTTAGCTACATAATACTAGCTTTTTTAGAACCTTTACTCCATTAAAGTGGCCCTAAAAAACAAAATGAGCACCTATTCTTCTTCAAGAAGGGCGCCCGATAATGGAATAACTAACATATTGCCTTGATCCTAAAATCATTCTACTTAAACTAACGCTCCAGATACTTGAATACAATTAAATAGAAAGAGTTGCTACTCGCTTATCTTCTTTTTTTCTTGTGAGAGATAATAATATAAAATTTTTTAATGAGCTCAAAAATTAGATAACCTAAAACACCACCCATAGTATTTAAGATTAAATCATCTATATTAAAACTTCTGGGAAATATGAGTCCAAAATAACTAAATATAATTTGCATTGTTTCTATTACAAAACTAACTGCAAAGATAATAATTGCAGCTCGACTTATGCTATTAATCTTAAAAATGGATAGATAAACTCCCAATGGTAAAAGCAGTAACAAATTATAAAAAGATAACTTTACAGCATTCCAAAAAAACCAACCTAAACCAGAATCAATATAATGGTTTATTAGGTCACCTATAAAGAAAAATGGTATGAGTTGAGTATTCCAAGCCCAACTCCACTGAGTTTCAGAAAGTGGTGGTAAATGAATATAACTGTAAACGCTAGAATAAAGTTGACACTTTTTGCTTGATAGGATTTTACACTTTTGCTCAATCAACCTATTACTTTAGTAAAATAGTTTGTGACGTTATTTTACTGGAGGTTAGGATTTTGGAGGAGAAGTTAGTGTTATATATTAAGATTCATGAATTA is part of the Sutcliffiella sp. FSL R7-0096 genome and harbors:
- a CDS encoding helix-turn-helix transcriptional regulator, which encodes MEHCLPTHYPTLRQTAEHFQMSVRTLQLRLKKENTSYHELSIRVRKQLSIGYLEQLHISIGEIAYALHFSEPSAFSNAFKKWTGITPLQYRDNLKCETLDTGSFRDPTNKTRKTYAKRILE
- a CDS encoding DMT family transporter; its protein translation is MVRFMYIFCLVVWGLNFIAVKVQGTPVSLELSLTYRLVITTILFLFLLWVLKPKKAPALKDLPFVAVFGICNFALSYLCLYYATILSSAALVTLIFSLKVILTPIALNIFLKEKLHSRVLVGGILGVFGVCILIYPTLNQFQGFQDVNGIFLALLGTILTSVGDASSARNASHKIDPIYANAIGFTVGSIFMIAIVIFQGQKMIIPTSVTYLSALLYLTIVASFLAWLFYLKLVEKIGGSKSGYMVALFPAVGGIASVLIGESDLSVFLTLGCISSSLGAAIALGVGVRKNGVKLPNQFSV
- a CDS encoding response regulator yields the protein MIKAIVVDDEILALNYLTNLLRTFPLIHIINTYTNKTNILEDIQKQSVDVVFLDIEMADGNGLDLAEDIYSLSPSIQIVFVTGYAKYAVKAFEINSIDYLLKPVTPRRLAITIKRLSEKSTDNKVNRKSENESLFIQCFREFQLFKDGEPLHFKTAKVKELFAYFVTFMNSYIPRDRIIESLWPNQDCKKAKINLHTCLTHLRKLLSTLGYSNCIKFSNQSYILSLDYIRCDLTLFNEAVINIEMVNESNIPHIDEVLKLYTGSYMEWNHYDWTNEIAQEKENYLIGLLEKVIDYYSGDNFNKALRYLHFQRKLAPYLDINIERTMHLLIQKGNHAEALKTYNDYKQKLSEDLGVDPGERLTALYRSLLK
- a CDS encoding AraC family transcriptional regulator — encoded protein: MINNVLLLDKLRKGENSVIDSGVSVTMLYPIMKSLVHKGVDTDSFFRYVSFDSTVLTQQDARIPTMELERLTNAAAVYTQDDYFGLQMGEFTEFADLGVLGYVMMHCNNIEAALQSFQTYNEVLCSGFNLDWEIVDEDVRIRMFTQSNWNFPRHCAEGMATSLYRLIGILCNRTVPLHEVRFMHESPGGIHPYETVFGVIPTFGDNSTMLCMSKDLLVNPVLYSDTRLLFVFETIAKEAIEKLQVIGSFSDEVLQ
- a CDS encoding anti-repressor SinI family protein, giving the protein MNDSLKKYQLDKEWVSLIMEAKKLGLGIEEVRTFIQSFIKTD
- a CDS encoding NAD(P)H-dependent oxidoreductase, with the protein product MKSKMLVINGHPDGQSYCATLAKAYTEGVQENSKAQVRNIDLSSISFDLNLHHGYGKRTELENELLEAQEMIRWADHLIFVYPIWWGSTPAVLKGFIDRVFLPGFAFKYREHSPLWDKLLLGKSAHLIVTSDTPAWYNRLVYHRAGLNVMKRNVLHFCGIKPVRITEIGPIRPSTSGQRDKWIAHVRELGAKLS
- a CDS encoding DUF3147 family protein — translated: MYLLAKILVSATIIGIVTEIARRFPTYGGVIAALPLVSLLSIIWLSVQGESSESLSKFALGVLWGFPATAFLLLIVYLSLKQSINLYASITIGISGWLIFIIIQQNLMDLLKAKFLD
- a CDS encoding ATP-binding protein is translated as MGRENISMRRILTIVIVFIIFLTSFRAIWFINHLPLNQPFAEQGIFDISQLPLSDKATVALDGEWSFYPNVFATPKELEAAADQRTIQVPRGWREFPTFANQKEQVGTYELWIHVPDDKERYGLKVRRIAGSFILYVNGDQIEQRTAPNETMKIQQSSLVSSILTVTPDETGWIHLVIAVSSSNEIYDGGILNSIRFGTEAAIIQEHWRSVAMQLMVAAIMLINGIYACILYFIRPKKIELLYFMVAVLLSSLSVLVSDDHLIFHWIPLNYELFVKLAYLSYTGLSLFFLLFVRYLFTNYNRNQVVRWISGLCGLYAVFIVISPATMIREWSILLLFVLAIPFTAIILLVTQVIVKKEKDSLFLLLAAISVASSILWSSFANRVHSFDLGIISMIDPSFYPVDLTLAFLTFSTFWFIRFFRADDDIRELVEKLQKEHVKKDQFLANTSHELRNPLHGMINMAQSVIDQEKSRLTSQSKKNLGLLMIIGRRMSYLLNDLIDVTKMQQNKISLNKQPIALLPTVTTAVNVQRFMMNAKNLHFQLDIPKDFPRVYADEIRLGQIIFNLLHNAVKFTEKGVIAVEAELRKNQAVIRIKDSGIGMNQETQKRVFLPYEQGTKDFYDEQGGFGLGLSICRELITMHNGTLTVQSTPLKGSVFTFTLPLAQDDERKLEEKSYTPSTSQEDMVYQEIAASEVHMPTKNEHGHNKPKILAVDDDPVNLHVLKNILLTEGYSIETATSGEDVLKRLDEGWDIIIADVMMPAMSGYELTRKIRNHFSISELPILLLTARSKPEEVYTGFHAGANDYLAKPMDALELKVRIRSLIELKHSIQERLRMEGAWLQSQIQPHFLFNTLNSIAALGVTDTSKMLMLLEEFSNYLRLSFDFNNAEPLVPLSNELSLVQSYLYIEKERFNERITVNWELKYRGEWVIPPLTIQPLVENAVKHGILTKPEGGTISIKLSNEQVGLKVEISDDGKGISSEKQHNLFTFVKYEQSRGIGLINVDRRLKQMYGQGLTIRSKLDQGTTISFLIRNDKRK
- a CDS encoding GNAT family N-acetyltransferase, which codes for MNISSNSKTIRDIETFKERDIPGLIKLSASVGWDYDKDEIQTIMSSGKVYGYKNEDGTIVSSAAVIPYGSNLASIGMVIVHQDYRGQGLGKKLTQACLDSVSKDTTVILIATEEGKPMYESMGFKYTDCVHKYLCDNYVPRLLDDILEVEILPMRKEDLPQVVKLDKDAFGVERRNFISNRINQAKESLVVKNPDGRIIGYGLSILGPINLILGPIVAPDHHAALALIDRLARNHQGKLRIDIPSGNDAFMWHLEKYNFIKVSQPPIMIKNSNLLPPRSKTLYGIAAQIFG